The genomic window TCGACACGAGAACGTCATTCTCGTCTACGGTTACTGCATAGAAGAGACATGTAAggcggcgtcgaaattcgcgCACGTCTAAGAGCACGACTAAACTATGCATGTATACAATACTGTTCAGGCGTGAGTAAGATCGTAATGGAATATGCCGAGCTCGGAGACCTACATCGTCATCTACGCAAACTGAGAAGCGTCGGACTCGACGACAGGAAACAATTCGCATTTGCGCAGCAAATCGCCGAAGGAATGAAGTATGTCGCCTCCAAAGGAGTAAGGAAAATTGACAAGCGTGCTGACGCGATAAATTGGAGAAAATCGCCTTCTAGTGCGTTCATCGCGATTTAGCAGCaagaaacgttctcgtttGCGCGGGACAACGACTAAAGGTTTCCGACTTCGGACTCGCTAAAGATCTCCAATCGGCTGCCTACTAccgaaaaacgaagcgtGTACGTCGAGGGAAAAGCGAAATTAAcccaaattaattaagccaaTAAACCATTTTTCATACACAGGGCGGTGTTATACCGTTTCGATGGTGTGCACCGGAAGTACTTCTATATCGAACCTATAGCGAATATAGCGACGTGTGAgtaaacaaaaaagaagtgATTCTATATGCATAAGAGCGTGCGCTCTCTATTACACTAGCTGGTCCTACGGAATCGTTCTTTGGGAAATAGCGACTCTAGGCGGAACTCCCTATCCGGGAATACCCGTCGAGAAGTTGTTCGAACTGCTGACCGGGAAAACGGGCTATCGAATGAGTAAACCAAGAAACTGCTCTCAAAAATTGTACGAACGGGTTAATGCATTTGGATAAATAATTATGTCCTTATCCTGACGTAGATACGACGTCATGGCTCGCTGTTGGGATTCGGTCCCAGACACAAGGCCGACGTTCTTTCGAATAACGTCCGAATATGTGCGAAATTACGACGTATAGCAAGAGAGACTCGCTCTACATCGCGGTGTACGTGTGCTCTGTGCTCTCGATTGTTTCTGTGTACATGCAACTATACGCATTAATTAAGTCCCTTTCATTTTTATCGGGAGGGAAGAGGACTCCTTTCGccaacttcaaaaagaaagttgtcagtcttaattaattaaacgagcATGTCTCTGTTAAGCCAGCAAAAAAAGCGACAATTCAAGGGCGCTACAACGACCTCAAGATCAAGcactattttctcttttatgGCCTACGCCTGCATAAGCGCTGCAGCTTAGGAAGTGCCAGAGCGCCTGGCAAGTAAGGTGGAAAATGGTCTGTTTTCTAGCTTTCGTAAAAGCCAAAGGCAGTCTAATACATGTCATGAACTACTCTATCATTATAAGGCTATCATTATAAGGGAACGATGGCCAAACGTATGCACCCGAGTACAAGGAACGAATTCTGCCGGGCTCTCAAATATAAAAAGTCCAGCACTTTTGCTCTGAACCTTAAAAGAGGTTCAGCTCCTGTGGACGATTTATCTAAAGCGTTTACGCTACGCACACAAACGGTCGTTCTGCGATGTCATTTCAGTTCAAAACGTCATGTATATATAGATAGTCCCAGTAACTTGCGAAATGGATCATTATGGCCAGGTCTCAACTGTCACAGTTTTCTTTAGCTATCGCTTAATTTAATCGCGTCAATTAAGTCATTATCTAATCAACACTGGGGACGAAAGGTGAGACTGCTAGAAACGAAACCATGTGTTTGGAAATCTCGACGGAGCGAACCTCAGTCGCTATATTGACCTTTCCTAAGTATCCTGATTGCCTGAAGACGGTTTGCACTGATGCTTCATGAGTGAACCGCGACCCTGCAGCTGTCAACTAGCTACACTGCACGTACACGATCCTAATATCATCAGAAACAACATAAACTAGTCGACACAGTCATTTGGAGACGTGTGTTTCAACTAGATCAAGCCTAAAGGGATCTCGTAGACATCTCATGTAAAACTACGAGAACTAGACAGTGACCTCCTTACATACATACGCCATTCGCTACCCTAGTGAGCTAC from Oscarella lobularis chromosome 1, ooOscLobu1.1, whole genome shotgun sequence includes these protein-coding regions:
- the LOC136196551 gene encoding fibroblast growth factor receptor 3-like translates to MTATKTLTATLPQNRTNFTTTNVYSATAAPTNHSYATEEQERPNSTTLSSTSASTTTNHSYVNVTSFQTSTSRHTATISAVCVATALLISVLAAVLFALKRKRLSNNINSNDNSTDNLNYLLDVKEPEIWNGNKIIPIDCLLVGKSLGEGQFGTVAEGKLKTASKEGQVYSKRIAIKMLRDEGGDNAKELQKEAEFIVNLGRHENVILVYGYCIEETCVSKIVMEYAELGDLHRHLRKLRSVGLDDRKQFAFAQQIAEGMKYVASKGCVHRDLAARNVLVCAGQRLKVSDFGLAKDLQSAAYYRKTKRGGVIPFRWCAPEVLLYRTYSEYSDVWSYGIVLWEIATLGGTPYPGIPVEKLFELLTGKTGYRMSKPRNCSQKLYDVMARCWDSVPDTRPTFFRITSEYVRNYDV